The stretch of DNA AAAAATAATGAAAAAATAGAGATTCTTTGGAATTCAACTGTCCAAAAAATTAATTTTCATAATTTTTCAGATAAGCACATCATTATCTGGAATAACCTTGAAAAGTCAGAATCCAAATTAAAAGCAACCGGCATTTTCATTTTTGTGGGTATCAAACCAAATAATGAAATGTTAAACAATCAAATCGAATTAACAGAATACGGATTTATTGATGCGGATGAAAAAACACTTCAAACAAATATTGACAAAGTATATGCCGCCGGTGATATTCGTAATAAAAATCTAAGACAAATTGTTACGGCTGCTGGTGATGGGGCAATTACTGCCTACGAAATAAACACGCTGCTTAACGAATATTAAACAAAAAAAAAGGAATAAATATCATGCTAAATATAACCCACGAAAATATTCAGGATATTATCAATTCTGGAAAAGTTATACTGGTTGACTTTTGGGCAGAATGGTGTGTCCCATGTAAAATGATGCATCCTGTAATGGACCAAATTGAAAATGAGATGGACGAAAATAAAATTGCTGTTGGACGTTGTGATGTTCAAAACCAACCTAATATTGCTTCACAA from Candidatus Cloacimonadota bacterium encodes:
- the trxA gene encoding thioredoxin produces the protein MLNITHENIQDIINSGKVILVDFWAEWCVPCKMMHPVMDQIENEMDENKIAVGRCDVQNQPNIASQYGIMNIPASLIFKDGKVMDQVIGVVKKKKLIKRMNEYID